From a region of the Nocardioides ginsengisegetis genome:
- a CDS encoding acetyl-CoA C-acetyltransferase encodes MPEAYIVDAVRTPVGKRGGALAGMHSADLAAHTIGALVRRTGIDPGAVDDVVLGCCDTIGSQAGDVARTAWLVAGLPDHVPGVTIDRQCGSSQQAVHFAAQGVMSGTQDLVVAGGVQNMSAIPISAAMLAGQSYGFSTPFAESPGWRARYGAQEVSQFRSAEMIAEKWDISREDMEAFALASHDRARTAIAEGRFVREIEPVPLPDGVVFATDQCPRETSLEKMAMLQPLAEGGRITAAVASQICDASTAMLIASERAVRDHGLTPRARIHHLSVRADDPVWMLTGPIRATRHALERTGLTVDDIDLFECNEAFASVVLAWMRELDVPHEKVNVNGGGIALGHPIGATGTRLMTTLLGELERTGGRYGLQTMCEGGGQANVTIIERL; translated from the coding sequence GTGCCTGAGGCCTACATCGTCGACGCCGTACGCACGCCGGTCGGCAAGCGCGGGGGAGCGCTGGCCGGGATGCACTCGGCCGACCTCGCGGCCCACACGATCGGCGCGCTCGTGCGCCGTACGGGCATCGACCCGGGCGCCGTCGACGACGTCGTCCTCGGGTGCTGCGACACCATCGGCTCCCAGGCCGGCGACGTCGCCCGCACGGCCTGGCTGGTCGCCGGGCTGCCCGACCACGTCCCCGGCGTCACCATCGACCGGCAGTGCGGCTCGTCGCAGCAGGCCGTGCACTTCGCCGCGCAGGGCGTCATGTCCGGCACGCAGGACCTCGTCGTCGCCGGGGGAGTGCAGAACATGTCGGCCATCCCGATCTCGGCCGCCATGCTGGCCGGCCAGTCCTACGGCTTCTCCACGCCGTTCGCGGAGTCGCCCGGCTGGCGGGCGCGGTACGGCGCCCAGGAGGTCAGCCAGTTCCGCTCGGCGGAGATGATCGCGGAGAAGTGGGACATCTCCCGCGAGGACATGGAGGCGTTCGCGCTGGCCTCCCACGACCGGGCGCGTACGGCGATCGCCGAGGGCCGGTTCGTCCGCGAGATCGAGCCCGTGCCTCTGCCCGACGGCGTCGTGTTCGCCACCGACCAGTGCCCCCGCGAGACGAGCCTGGAGAAGATGGCGATGCTCCAGCCACTGGCCGAGGGCGGCCGGATCACCGCGGCGGTGGCCAGCCAGATCTGCGACGCCTCGACCGCGATGCTGATCGCGTCCGAGCGGGCCGTCCGCGACCACGGCCTGACCCCGCGGGCGCGCATCCACCACCTCTCGGTCCGCGCCGACGACCCGGTCTGGATGCTCACCGGGCCGATCCGCGCCACCCGTCACGCCCTCGAGCGCACCGGCCTCACGGTCGACGACATCGACCTCTTCGAGTGCAACGAGGCCTTCGCGTCCGTCGTGCTCGCCTGGATGCGGGAGCTCGACGTGCCCCACGAGAAGGTCAACGTCAACGGCGGCGGCATCGCCCTGGGCCACCCGATCGGCGCCACCGGCACCCGCCTGATGACCACGCTCCTGGGCGAGCTCGAGCGGACCGGCGGTCGCTACGGACTGCAGACCATGTGCGAGGGCGGCGGCCAGGCAAACGTGACGATCATCGAGCGCCTCTGA
- a CDS encoding TetR/AcrR family transcriptional regulator, protein MPRRDELLGIAAGLFAEKGFKNTTVRDIAEASGILSGSLYHHFDSKESMVDEILSSFQEQLFADYDAVLKSDADARTKIEQAVRLSFRAIHEHRYEVAIFQNEADYLGGFDRFAYLAERNAQSRDVWITLLTEGVKSGALRADLDIELTYRFIRDTVWVAVRWYRPGGSLSHEDVADQYLRILLDGISTSSITEGGTRA, encoded by the coding sequence ATGCCTAGGCGGGACGAACTGCTCGGGATCGCCGCCGGGCTGTTCGCGGAGAAGGGCTTCAAGAACACGACGGTCCGCGACATCGCCGAGGCGTCGGGGATCCTGTCCGGCAGCCTCTACCACCACTTCGACTCCAAGGAGTCGATGGTCGACGAGATCCTGTCGTCCTTCCAGGAGCAGCTCTTCGCCGACTACGACGCAGTCCTCAAGAGCGACGCCGACGCGCGCACCAAGATCGAGCAGGCGGTGCGGCTGTCCTTCCGGGCGATCCACGAGCACCGGTACGAGGTCGCGATCTTCCAGAACGAGGCCGACTACCTCGGCGGCTTCGACCGGTTCGCCTACCTCGCCGAGCGCAACGCCCAGTCCCGCGACGTCTGGATCACGCTGCTCACCGAGGGCGTCAAGTCCGGTGCGCTCCGCGCGGACCTCGACATCGAGCTGACCTACCGCTTCATCCGCGACACCGTCTGGGTCGCGGTCCGGTGGTACCGCCCGGGCGGCTCGCTCTCGCACGAGGACGTCGCCGACCAGTACCTCCGCATCCTCCTGGACGGGATCTCGACAAGCTCGATCACCGAAGGGGGCACCCGTGCCTGA
- a CDS encoding SDR family oxidoreductase, translating into MTAPQHAPQHAPPYVPGHDLLAGKVVVVTAAAGAGIGAAVVRRALEEGARAVVFSDTHERRLAEAEGTLAAEFGADRVRQLVCDVTDEAQVGALLDAADDLGGVDIMVNNAGLGGTANVLEMTDEEWLRVLDITLTGTFRCVRAAGQRMVAAGKRGVIVNNASVIGWRAQEGQAHYAAAKAGVMALTRCSALDLAPHGIRVNAVSPSLAMHPFLAKVTSDELLDELMQREAFGRAAEPWEVANVMVFLASNYASYLTGEVVSVSSQHA; encoded by the coding sequence ATGACCGCACCCCAGCACGCACCCCAGCACGCACCCCCGTACGTGCCCGGCCACGACCTGCTCGCCGGCAAGGTGGTCGTCGTGACCGCCGCGGCCGGCGCGGGCATCGGCGCCGCCGTCGTACGCCGCGCGCTCGAGGAGGGCGCCCGGGCGGTCGTCTTCAGCGACACCCACGAGCGCCGGCTGGCCGAGGCGGAGGGGACCCTGGCCGCGGAGTTCGGCGCGGACCGCGTGCGGCAGCTGGTCTGCGACGTCACCGACGAGGCCCAGGTGGGCGCGCTGCTCGACGCGGCCGACGACCTCGGCGGGGTCGACATCATGGTCAACAACGCCGGGCTCGGCGGCACGGCCAACGTTCTGGAGATGACCGACGAGGAGTGGCTGCGGGTCCTCGACATCACGCTGACCGGCACGTTCCGCTGCGTGCGGGCGGCCGGGCAGCGGATGGTCGCGGCGGGCAAGCGGGGCGTGATCGTCAACAACGCCTCGGTGATCGGCTGGCGGGCCCAGGAGGGCCAGGCGCACTACGCGGCCGCGAAGGCCGGCGTGATGGCGCTGACCCGCTGCTCGGCCCTGGACCTCGCGCCGCACGGCATCCGGGTCAACGCGGTCAGCCCGAGCCTGGCCATGCACCCGTTCCTGGCCAAGGTCACGTCCGACGAGCTGCTCGACGAGCTCATGCAGCGGGAGGCGTTCGGCCGCGCGGCCGAGCCGTGGGAGGTTGCCAACGTGATGGTGTTCCTGGCCAGTAACTATGCGTCGTACCTCACCGGTGAGGTCGTCTCCGTGAGCAGTCAGCATGCCTAG
- a CDS encoding acyl-CoA dehydrogenase family protein, with protein sequence MDLTYSEADQAFRAEVRAWLEEHLSGEYAALRGLGGAGRDHEAHDERLAWNRHLAAHGWTCLGWPTEHGGRGLSLWQQVIFHEEYARADAPARVNHLGEELLGPTLVEHGTPAQQERFLPRIRAVEELWCQGYSEPGAGSDLANVQTKARLVSASSTTEGQWVLDGQKVWTSNAHESDWIFVLARTEPGSRRHEGLSFLLVPIDQEGVEVRPIEQLTGGSEFNEVFFTGARTGADLVVGEPGRGWAVAMSLLGHERGVSVLGQIVGFSRELRGLVEVARGNGTLDDPVVRDRLARATVELEVIRLNALRSLGGTDRPAGADSIAKLVWAGWHQRLGELAMDVLGPAGLTARPGATYELDEWQRLYLFSRADTIYGGSDEVQRNILAERVLGLPREARG encoded by the coding sequence GTGGACCTGACCTACTCCGAGGCGGACCAGGCTTTTCGCGCCGAGGTGCGGGCCTGGCTCGAGGAGCACCTGAGCGGGGAGTACGCCGCGCTCCGGGGCCTCGGCGGGGCCGGCCGCGACCACGAGGCGCACGACGAGCGGCTCGCCTGGAACCGGCACCTCGCCGCGCACGGCTGGACCTGCCTGGGCTGGCCGACCGAGCACGGGGGCCGTGGGCTGAGCCTGTGGCAGCAGGTGATCTTCCACGAGGAGTACGCCCGGGCCGACGCGCCCGCGCGCGTCAACCACCTCGGTGAGGAGCTGCTCGGCCCGACCCTGGTCGAGCACGGCACGCCCGCCCAGCAGGAGCGGTTCCTGCCGAGGATCCGCGCCGTCGAGGAGCTCTGGTGCCAGGGCTACTCCGAGCCCGGCGCCGGGTCGGACCTGGCCAACGTGCAGACGAAGGCGCGTCTGGTCTCGGCAAGCTCGACCACCGAAGGGCAGTGGGTCCTCGACGGCCAGAAGGTGTGGACGTCCAATGCCCACGAGTCCGACTGGATCTTCGTGCTCGCACGCACCGAGCCGGGGTCACGGCGCCACGAGGGGCTGTCGTTCCTGCTGGTGCCGATCGACCAGGAGGGCGTCGAGGTCCGGCCGATCGAGCAGCTGACCGGCGGCTCGGAGTTCAACGAGGTCTTCTTCACCGGCGCCCGCACCGGCGCCGACCTCGTCGTCGGCGAACCCGGCCGCGGCTGGGCGGTGGCGATGTCGCTGCTCGGCCACGAGCGCGGCGTGTCCGTGCTCGGCCAGATCGTGGGGTTCTCCCGCGAGCTCCGCGGGCTCGTCGAGGTCGCGCGCGGCAACGGCACCCTCGACGACCCGGTGGTCCGCGACCGTCTCGCCCGCGCCACCGTCGAGCTCGAGGTGATCCGGCTCAACGCCCTGCGCTCCCTCGGCGGCACGGATCGTCCGGCCGGAGCGGACTCGATCGCCAAGCTGGTCTGGGCGGGCTGGCACCAGCGCCTCGGCGAGCTCGCGATGGACGTCCTGGGTCCGGCCGGCCTGACCGCGCGGCCGGGGGCGACGTACGAGCTCGACGAGTGGCAGCGGCTCTATCTCTTCTCCCGCGCCGACACGATCTACGGCGGCAGCGACGAGGTCCAGCGCAACATCCTCGCCGAGCGCGTGCTCGGCCTACCCCGGGAGGCCCGCGGATGA
- a CDS encoding FadD3 family acyl-CoA ligase, whose amino-acid sequence MLGTRTLPALLRSAAERFGDHPAYVEEGRTLSYAGLLERVEATAAAYVDAGVRAGDRVVLWGPNSTAWAIAALAVSYAGGVLVPVNSRYVGPEVADVVARTHAALVVLHDGFLGRDQRRELADAGTKPPVVDLHEVTDLDRLDHRPGDRDFPQPGPDDVADILFTSGTTGRSKGAMSAHRQTIGVADAWATLGGVTAEDRYLVVNPFFHSFGYKIGIVVGLLTGATLYPVPVFDVEATMRLIESERITLLPGAPTIYQSLLAAPGRADHDLSSLRLAVTGAAVVPVVLIERMRQELGIDHVVTAFGMTEAVVVTMCREDDSAETVATTCGRAIPGMETRIGDEGELLVRGDHVMLGYLDDPAATAAAIDADGWLHTGDVGTLDEAGNLTITDRLKDMYISGGFNVYPAEVEQVLARMDGVADVAVVGVPDDRLGEVGTAYVVASAGSTTEADVLAFARERLANFKVPRHVEVVDALPRNLSGKVLKTELRKRWT is encoded by the coding sequence ATGCTTGGTACGCGCACGTTGCCCGCCCTGCTCCGCTCCGCCGCGGAGCGTTTCGGCGACCACCCGGCCTATGTCGAGGAGGGGCGCACGCTCTCCTACGCCGGGCTGCTCGAGCGGGTCGAGGCGACGGCCGCGGCGTACGTCGACGCCGGCGTCCGCGCCGGCGACCGCGTCGTTCTGTGGGGACCCAACAGCACCGCGTGGGCGATCGCCGCGCTCGCCGTCTCGTACGCCGGCGGGGTGCTGGTCCCGGTCAACTCCCGCTACGTCGGGCCAGAGGTCGCCGACGTCGTGGCCCGCACCCATGCTGCGCTCGTCGTCCTCCACGACGGCTTCCTCGGCCGCGACCAGCGACGGGAGCTCGCCGACGCGGGCACAAAGCCCCCCGTGGTCGACCTGCACGAGGTGACCGATCTCGACAGGCTCGATCACCGGCCTGGTGACAGGGACTTCCCGCAGCCCGGGCCCGACGACGTTGCCGACATCCTCTTCACCTCCGGCACGACCGGCCGGTCCAAGGGCGCGATGAGCGCCCACCGGCAGACGATCGGCGTGGCCGACGCGTGGGCGACGCTCGGTGGCGTGACGGCCGAGGACCGCTACCTCGTGGTCAACCCGTTCTTCCACTCCTTCGGCTACAAGATCGGGATCGTGGTCGGGCTGCTGACCGGCGCGACCCTCTACCCCGTGCCGGTCTTCGACGTCGAGGCCACGATGCGGCTGATCGAGTCCGAGCGGATCACGTTGCTGCCCGGCGCGCCCACGATCTACCAGTCCCTGCTGGCCGCGCCGGGCCGCGCCGACCACGACCTCTCCTCCCTGAGGCTGGCGGTGACGGGCGCCGCCGTCGTACCCGTGGTCCTGATCGAACGGATGAGACAGGAGCTCGGCATCGACCACGTGGTCACGGCGTTCGGGATGACCGAGGCCGTGGTCGTGACGATGTGCCGCGAGGACGACTCCGCCGAGACCGTGGCGACCACGTGTGGGCGTGCGATCCCCGGCATGGAGACGCGGATCGGCGACGAGGGCGAGCTGTTGGTCCGCGGCGACCACGTGATGCTCGGCTACCTCGACGACCCGGCCGCCACCGCCGCGGCGATCGACGCCGACGGCTGGCTGCACACCGGCGACGTCGGCACCCTCGACGAGGCCGGCAACCTGACCATCACCGACCGGCTCAAGGACATGTACATCTCCGGCGGCTTCAACGTCTATCCCGCCGAGGTCGAGCAGGTGCTGGCCCGGATGGACGGCGTGGCGGACGTCGCGGTCGTGGGCGTGCCCGACGACCGGCTCGGCGAGGTCGGCACGGCGTACGTGGTGGCCTCGGCGGGCTCGACCACCGAGGCGGACGTGCTCGCGTTCGCCCGGGAGCGGCTGGCCAACTTCAAGGTGCCGCGGCACGTCGAGGTGGTCGACGCGCTGCCGCGCAACCTGTCCGGCAAAGTGCTGAAGACCGAGCTGAGGAAGCGATGGACCTGA
- a CDS encoding acyl-CoA dehydrogenase family protein, giving the protein MDLTLSEAELAFREEARAWLAANVPPEPLPSMDTADGFRAHQAWEARLAEARWSVVSWPAAYSGREASLVEWVLFEEEYYRAGAPGRVSQNGIFLLAPILFEHGTPDQQERFLPTMATGERIWAQAWSEPEAGSDLASLRSTASRVEDGWLLNGQKTWSSRAAFAHWGFGLFRSDPEAQRHAGLTYFLFPLDADGVTVRPIAQLDGEAGFAEIFFEDVFVPDGDVLGAPGDGWRVAMSTAGNERGLSLRSPGRFCAAADRLVHLHRSVAEEVAQQPSRSRVADAWIRAQAYRLYTWGTVTRLAEGGDIGADGSVNKVFWSELDIALHETALDLLGPDAEVESAWLDGYTFALSGPIYAGTNEIQRNIVAERILGLPKEPRGESKGAGR; this is encoded by the coding sequence ATGGACCTGACCCTCTCCGAGGCCGAGCTCGCGTTCCGCGAGGAGGCGCGCGCCTGGCTGGCGGCCAACGTGCCCCCCGAGCCGCTGCCCTCGATGGACACGGCCGACGGGTTCCGCGCCCACCAGGCGTGGGAGGCGCGCCTCGCCGAGGCACGGTGGTCGGTGGTGTCGTGGCCCGCGGCGTACTCCGGTCGCGAGGCCTCCCTCGTCGAGTGGGTGCTCTTCGAGGAGGAGTACTACCGCGCCGGTGCGCCCGGTCGGGTGTCGCAGAACGGCATCTTCCTGCTCGCCCCGATCCTGTTCGAGCACGGGACGCCGGATCAGCAGGAGCGGTTCCTGCCCACCATGGCCACCGGAGAACGGATCTGGGCGCAGGCGTGGTCCGAGCCCGAGGCCGGCTCCGACCTGGCGTCGCTGCGCTCGACCGCCAGTCGCGTGGAGGACGGCTGGCTGCTCAACGGGCAGAAGACGTGGTCGTCGCGGGCGGCCTTCGCCCACTGGGGATTCGGCCTGTTCCGCTCCGACCCCGAGGCCCAGCGGCACGCGGGACTGACGTACTTCCTCTTCCCGCTGGACGCCGACGGCGTGACGGTCCGTCCGATCGCGCAGCTCGACGGCGAGGCCGGCTTCGCCGAGATCTTCTTCGAGGACGTCTTCGTCCCCGACGGCGACGTGCTGGGGGCACCCGGCGACGGCTGGCGGGTCGCGATGAGCACCGCCGGCAACGAGCGCGGACTCTCCCTGCGCTCCCCCGGCCGGTTCTGCGCCGCCGCCGACCGGCTGGTCCATCTCCATCGATCGGTGGCTGAGGAGGTTGCGCAGCAACCGTCTCGAAGCCGCGTGGCCGACGCCTGGATCAGGGCGCAGGCCTACCGGCTCTACACGTGGGGCACGGTCACCCGGCTGGCCGAGGGTGGCGACATCGGCGCCGACGGGTCGGTCAACAAGGTCTTCTGGTCCGAGCTCGACATCGCGCTGCACGAGACCGCACTCGACCTGCTCGGGCCGGACGCCGAGGTGGAGTCGGCCTGGCTCGACGGCTACACGTTCGCCCTGTCCGGCCCGATCTACGCCGGCACCAACGAGATCCAGCGCAACATCGTGGCCGAGCGGATCCTCGGCCTGCCCAAGGAACCGCGGGGCGAGTCCAAGGGAGCGGGTCGATGA
- a CDS encoding acyl-CoA dehydrogenase family protein yields MRFALTDDQRDFAASLEALLASSDTVAVARAWADGDSGPGLKLWARLAEQGVTSLATEASPVELVIAFEALGRHAVPGPWVESAAYLPRALGHEVDGIGTVAVPPHLPWALDADVADQVYVGSTPAGAVGQMRVSVDRTRRLFEVASSVEPAETNRDAFDLAVLATSAQLLGCGERLLADSVVYVKQRRQFGREIGSYQVIKHRLADVHIALAFARPLVFGAALGEVPASAAKVACADAAYLASRTALQVHGAVGYTQELDLSLWITKVRALVSAWGTPAHHRAAVLAGL; encoded by the coding sequence ATGAGGTTCGCGCTCACCGACGACCAGCGCGACTTCGCGGCCTCGCTGGAGGCGCTCCTCGCCTCCTCCGACACCGTCGCGGTCGCCCGCGCCTGGGCCGACGGTGACAGCGGACCCGGGCTCAAGCTCTGGGCCCGACTGGCCGAGCAGGGCGTGACGTCGCTGGCCACCGAGGCGAGCCCCGTCGAGCTGGTGATCGCCTTCGAGGCGCTCGGCCGCCACGCCGTGCCCGGCCCCTGGGTCGAGTCCGCGGCGTACCTCCCCCGGGCCCTCGGCCACGAGGTCGACGGAATCGGGACGGTCGCCGTGCCGCCGCACCTGCCCTGGGCGCTCGATGCCGACGTCGCCGACCAGGTGTACGTCGGCAGCACGCCGGCCGGGGCCGTCGGCCAGATGCGGGTCTCGGTCGACCGGACCCGGCGGCTGTTCGAGGTCGCTTCGTCGGTCGAGCCTGCCGAGACCAATCGGGACGCGTTCGACCTCGCCGTCCTGGCCACCTCGGCGCAGTTGCTGGGCTGTGGCGAGCGGCTGCTCGCCGACTCGGTGGTCTACGTGAAGCAGCGCCGGCAGTTCGGTCGCGAGATCGGCTCCTACCAGGTGATCAAGCACCGGCTGGCCGACGTGCACATCGCGCTGGCGTTCGCCCGCCCGCTCGTCTTCGGCGCCGCGCTCGGGGAGGTGCCGGCCTCGGCGGCCAAGGTGGCGTGCGCGGACGCGGCGTACCTCGCCTCGCGCACGGCGCTCCAGGTGCACGGCGCCGTCGGCTACACGCAGGAGCTCGACCTGAGCCTCTGGATCACCAAGGTCCGCGCGCTCGTGAGTGCGTGGGGGACGCCGGCCCACCACCGCGCGGCCGTGCTGGCGGGGCTCTGA
- a CDS encoding acyl-CoA dehydrogenase family protein, with translation MKFALTPEQAELATTVRSLLGKRGDARVATYDEALWQTLCEQIGVAGLGIPEEYGGAGFTFFESLVALEEVGRSLVPSPLLSSLVTSEALLAGGSEEARARLLPRLAAGEVGTFVEGADARDVLDGDLASVLVVASGDDLFEVDPAAAERTWTPTMDETIRLATVHCDPATANPIGDGGAARSRAALVGAVGVAALQTGLAARALDMTVAYSKERVQFGRPIGSFQALKHRMADLLVLVEMSRSASWAASYAVATHAPDAERLAHVAKAYCSDALARVAAETVQMHGGIAITWEHDAQLVFKRAHALGQLFGSAASHRALVEL, from the coding sequence ATGAAGTTCGCGCTGACACCGGAGCAGGCGGAGCTCGCGACGACCGTCCGGTCGTTGCTGGGCAAGCGCGGAGACGCCCGGGTGGCGACGTACGACGAAGCGTTGTGGCAGACCTTGTGCGAGCAGATCGGCGTGGCCGGGCTGGGGATCCCTGAGGAGTACGGCGGAGCGGGGTTCACGTTCTTCGAGTCGCTCGTCGCGCTCGAGGAGGTCGGCCGGTCGCTGGTGCCGTCGCCCCTGCTGTCGTCGCTCGTGACGTCCGAGGCGCTGCTGGCGGGTGGGTCGGAGGAGGCCCGGGCGCGGCTCCTCCCGCGGCTCGCCGCGGGCGAGGTGGGGACGTTCGTCGAGGGGGCGGACGCGCGGGACGTGCTCGACGGCGATCTCGCCTCCGTGCTGGTCGTGGCCTCCGGCGATGACCTGTTCGAGGTCGACCCCGCCGCCGCCGAGCGGACGTGGACGCCGACGATGGACGAGACGATCCGGCTGGCGACGGTGCACTGCGACCCTGCCACCGCCAACCCGATCGGTGACGGTGGCGCCGCGCGGTCGCGTGCTGCCCTGGTCGGCGCCGTGGGGGTCGCGGCCCTCCAGACCGGACTGGCCGCGCGCGCCCTCGACATGACGGTGGCCTACAGCAAGGAACGGGTGCAGTTCGGGCGCCCGATCGGGTCGTTCCAGGCGCTCAAGCACCGGATGGCCGACCTGCTCGTGCTCGTGGAGATGTCGCGGTCGGCGTCGTGGGCCGCGTCGTACGCCGTGGCCACGCATGCTCCCGACGCCGAGCGGCTGGCCCACGTCGCCAAGGCCTACTGCTCGGACGCGCTCGCCCGGGTCGCCGCCGAGACGGTCCAGATGCACGGCGGGATCGCGATCACGTGGGAGCACGACGCCCAGCTGGTCTTCAAGCGGGCGCACGCGCTCGGGCAGCTGTTCGGGTCGGCGGCCTCGCACCGGGCCCTCGTGGAGCTCTGA